One stretch of Candidatus Saccharibacteria bacterium oral taxon 488 DNA includes these proteins:
- a CDS encoding prephenate dehydratase yields the protein MRIAIQGQAGSFHEQAAKQWYGSDITIVPCMTFGDVFQTYARSKADAVVVAVENTIYGTVNETYRHIESCSAPIVGEVTLTIQQTLITNLGTKLEDITAVYSHPVALSQCQRFLQERLPQAAQIEYFDTAGAVEFIKQQGSPHLAAIAGETAAQLYNMPILRRHIQDGQDNITRFLVLDQTTTVTDANRATLVVTTAHQPGSLLEILRTFADQSINLTSLQSQPIIGQPWNYKFFMTVDAAGPSLHHAINKITSTGHKVTLLGEYLAAR from the coding sequence ATGCGTATCGCCATTCAAGGACAAGCTGGGTCATTTCACGAACAAGCGGCAAAACAATGGTATGGATCTGACATCACCATTGTTCCGTGCATGACCTTTGGCGATGTCTTTCAAACCTATGCTCGCAGTAAGGCCGACGCCGTTGTCGTGGCAGTGGAAAATACCATTTACGGCACCGTCAACGAAACTTACCGTCACATTGAATCCTGCAGTGCTCCCATCGTCGGGGAAGTAACACTTACCATTCAACAAACACTCATCACCAATCTGGGCACAAAACTTGAAGACATTACCGCTGTCTATTCACATCCTGTCGCCTTGTCACAATGTCAGCGTTTTCTCCAAGAACGCCTACCGCAAGCTGCACAAATTGAATATTTTGATACCGCTGGCGCTGTCGAATTCATCAAGCAACAGGGTTCACCACACCTGGCAGCCATCGCCGGTGAAACCGCTGCCCAACTATACAATATGCCAATTCTCAGGCGACACATCCAAGACGGTCAGGACAATATCACTCGTTTCCTGGTCCTCGACCAGACAACGACAGTAACTGACGCCAATCGAGCAACACTTGTGGTGACCACTGCCCATCAACCAGGCAGCCTCCTTGAAATACTCCGCACATTCGCCGATCAGTCCATTAACCTCACCAGCCTCCAGTCCCAACCCATCATCGGCCAACCATGGAACTACAAATTCTTCATGACCGTTGACGCTGCCGGCCCGTCATTGCATCACGCCATCAATAAAATTACCTCAACTGGTCACAAAGTAACATTACTCGGTGAATATCTGGCGGCACGTTAG
- the rpsF gene encoding 30S ribosomal protein S6, translated as MDSKGGNMNEYELTVLIHPDLEANLDTALDKVRSLVTTNGGEITKEDNWGKKKLAYAIRREDFAVYVYFEVKLPSSAPLKISNVLNITDEVLRYLLVKTDEKTRRALAEQKEREAKVATEAADKEA; from the coding sequence ATGGATTCCAAAGGAGGAAACATGAACGAATACGAACTGACTGTTCTTATTCACCCAGATTTGGAAGCAAATTTGGATACGGCCCTAGACAAGGTCCGGTCGCTTGTCACTACCAATGGTGGCGAAATTACTAAAGAAGACAATTGGGGCAAGAAAAAGCTAGCCTATGCAATTCGTCGTGAAGACTTTGCGGTGTATGTTTACTTTGAGGTGAAGTTGCCAAGCAGTGCGCCGCTCAAGATATCAAATGTTCTGAATATCACCGACGAGGTGCTTCGTTATTTGTTGGTTAAGACCGACGAGAAGACACGTCGAGCGCTTGCTGAGCAGAAAGAGCGCGAAGCTAAGGTCGCTACCGAGGCGGCTGATAAAGAAGCCTAA
- a CDS encoding single-stranded DNA-binding protein, protein MARSINQVILLGRLTRDPEQRTTPSGRTVVSFSIAVDRAGQDDQADFFDVTAWEKLGELVMQYLSKGRRVLVQGRLRQDSWDDKETGKRRSRIEVTATDVTFLDAPSGDSANTTAPRNTNTKQAETVADIDDKPIDLSEIPF, encoded by the coding sequence ATGGCACGAAGTATCAACCAAGTTATTTTACTAGGGCGGTTAACGCGCGATCCAGAGCAGCGGACAACGCCATCAGGTCGGACAGTTGTTAGCTTTAGTATCGCGGTTGATCGTGCCGGACAGGATGATCAAGCTGATTTTTTCGACGTTACCGCGTGGGAAAAATTGGGCGAACTGGTGATGCAGTACCTGTCAAAAGGCCGCCGCGTGTTGGTCCAGGGTCGGTTGCGACAGGACAGCTGGGATGATAAAGAAACCGGCAAGCGCCGCTCGCGTATTGAAGTGACGGCGACCGATGTAACATTCCTTGACGCTCCGAGCGGCGATAGCGCGAATACAACCGCACCACGTAATACTAATACTAAGCAGGCTGAGACCGTAGCGGATATTGACGATAAGCCGATCGATCTTAGCGAGATACCGTTCTAA
- the rpsR gene encoding 30S ribosomal protein S18, giving the protein MAKRLKKDTPTVFDYKDVKTLMRYVNAYGQIEPIAKTGLSVKQQRSLAVAIKRARHLALLPFVSQGQ; this is encoded by the coding sequence ATGGCAAAACGATTAAAGAAGGACACCCCAACGGTTTTTGACTATAAGGATGTTAAAACATTAATGCGCTATGTTAATGCGTATGGTCAAATTGAGCCGATAGCGAAGACGGGTCTCAGTGTCAAGCAGCAGCGTAGCTTGGCAGTGGCAATCAAGCGTGCTCGGCACTTAGCATTGCTGCCGTTTGTATCGCAAGGGCAATAA
- the efp gene encoding elongation factor P, with protein sequence MYQPTDLKKGTVCQIDGKPYRVIEYGQKVMGRGGSIVNVKLKNLLDGSVIPKTFKGQDKIEPAEVASKTVQYLYHDGDMFCFMDPENFEQFELSNDVVDEAKDYLKEGCELNLQVFDGRVINVELPKNLYLEVTYTEDVVKGDTTSSVLKDATLETGLIIKVPAFIKQGDIVSVDTATGEYRERKK encoded by the coding sequence ATGTATCAGCCGACAGATCTTAAAAAGGGTACGGTTTGTCAGATTGACGGTAAGCCATATCGCGTCATTGAATATGGACAGAAGGTTATGGGGCGTGGAGGTTCTATTGTGAACGTTAAATTGAAAAACTTACTGGATGGAAGTGTCATCCCGAAGACCTTTAAGGGTCAAGACAAAATTGAGCCAGCTGAAGTGGCTAGCAAGACTGTTCAATATTTATATCATGACGGAGATATGTTCTGCTTCATGGATCCAGAAAATTTTGAACAATTTGAATTGTCTAATGATGTGGTAGATGAGGCGAAAGATTATTTGAAAGAGGGTTGTGAGCTGAATCTCCAGGTGTTTGATGGGCGAGTGATTAATGTTGAATTACCAAAAAATCTCTATCTCGAAGTTACATATACTGAAGATGTCGTAAAGGGCGATACAACCTCAAGCGTACTTAAGGATGCAACGCTTGAGACGGGCCTTATTATTAAGGTACCAGCATTCATTAAACAGGGCGATATTGTCAGTGTTGACACAGCGACGGGTGAATATCGAGAGCGCAAAAAATAA
- a CDS encoding TlyA family RNA methyltransferase, whose translation MRSDMKQRLDKMILERGLVESRSEAENWIGLGQVMVNGRVATRPGCFVNDTADITLLTRERYVSRAGLKLASVADSFRLDFQGKTVLDIGSSTGGFTDFALRHGARRVYAVDVGTNQLHHRLRDDRRIILHEKTDIRDFELDCPPDIIVGDVSFISLRDILPHVAKRLMGSATVLVAMVKPQFEAGRHLVQKGVVKNTAIRRKILTDFEQWAKQYFVVLDKKDSTVAGSKGNVERFYKLQLKK comes from the coding sequence ATGAGAAGTGACATGAAGCAGCGATTAGATAAAATGATACTAGAACGTGGGTTGGTTGAATCGCGTTCAGAAGCAGAGAATTGGATAGGCTTAGGGCAAGTCATGGTCAATGGTAGGGTGGCGACGCGTCCCGGATGTTTCGTTAATGATACAGCAGACATTACATTGCTGACTCGTGAGCGGTACGTTTCGCGTGCAGGCCTCAAACTAGCGAGTGTGGCGGATAGTTTTCGGTTGGACTTTCAGGGGAAAACAGTGCTGGACATAGGGTCGAGTACTGGTGGATTTACTGATTTTGCGCTGCGTCATGGCGCCCGACGCGTGTATGCTGTTGATGTGGGCACGAATCAGTTGCATCATCGACTGCGTGACGATCGGCGTATAATATTACACGAAAAGACAGACATTCGTGACTTTGAGCTTGATTGTCCACCAGACATTATCGTGGGAGACGTGTCATTTATTAGTCTGCGCGACATTCTACCACACGTTGCAAAACGGCTGATGGGCAGTGCGACGGTGCTTGTAGCAATGGTAAAACCGCAGTTTGAGGCAGGGCGTCATTTGGTACAAAAGGGTGTTGTAAAAAATACTGCTATACGACGAAAGATCCTGACCGATTTTGAGCAATGGGCAAAACAGTATTTTGTAGTTCTTGATAAAAAGGATAGCACCGTCGCTGGCAGTAAGGGTAACGTTGAGCGCTTCTATAAGCTACAACTGAAAAAATAA
- the ychF gene encoding redox-regulated ATPase YchF, giving the protein MSLSIGIVGLPNVGKSTIFNALTNNNILAANYPFATIEPNTGIVPVPDERLDVLAKLYDTQKIIPATVTFVDIAGLVAGASKGEGLGNKFLHNIRECDAIIHIVRAFENSDILRHDNTPINPQADIDIINTELILADIQTIEHRLPRLQKEAKAKPEARQVATHLETLLTSLNSGTPIVSIENIKYEIINDLHLLTAKPIIYTFNVDEAGLGDHALQEKLTKLVAPARVLFICAKLEEELRELSNNDALELLDSYGASETGLSQLIHAAYDTLGLQSYLTAGQKEVRAWTIHKGWTAPQAAGVIHSDFERGFIAAQVISYHDLVAAGSEAKAREAGKIRTEGKNYIMQPNDVVEFRFNV; this is encoded by the coding sequence ATGAGTCTATCAATCGGAATCGTCGGCCTGCCAAATGTCGGTAAGTCGACCATATTTAATGCACTTACTAACAATAATATTCTAGCGGCTAATTACCCGTTTGCCACCATTGAACCGAATACTGGCATCGTACCGGTTCCCGATGAGCGGCTCGATGTACTCGCAAAACTGTATGATACGCAAAAAATTATCCCCGCGACCGTAACGTTCGTCGACATCGCTGGATTGGTAGCTGGCGCCTCAAAAGGAGAAGGACTTGGCAATAAATTCCTGCACAATATTCGCGAATGCGACGCCATTATCCACATCGTTCGCGCCTTTGAAAACTCAGATATATTACGACACGACAATACCCCGATTAACCCTCAAGCCGACATTGATATCATCAATACCGAACTTATCCTTGCCGACATCCAAACCATAGAACATCGTCTGCCTCGTCTCCAAAAAGAAGCCAAAGCCAAGCCGGAGGCACGACAGGTCGCTACACACCTTGAAACACTCCTGACATCACTTAATTCAGGTACGCCGATAGTATCCATAGAAAATATCAAATATGAGATAATTAATGATCTTCATTTACTCACTGCCAAGCCAATTATTTATACATTTAATGTTGACGAGGCGGGGCTCGGCGACCATGCCCTGCAGGAAAAGCTTACCAAACTCGTCGCGCCAGCCCGAGTATTATTTATTTGTGCCAAGCTTGAAGAAGAGCTCAGAGAATTATCAAATAATGACGCCTTGGAACTGCTTGATAGCTACGGAGCTTCCGAAACTGGATTGTCGCAGCTTATCCATGCCGCGTACGACACACTTGGTCTACAGAGCTATCTCACGGCAGGTCAGAAGGAAGTTAGAGCATGGACAATACATAAAGGCTGGACGGCGCCACAGGCTGCTGGCGTCATCCACTCAGACTTTGAGCGCGGATTCATCGCTGCACAAGTCATTAGCTACCACGACCTTGTTGCCGCAGGTTCAGAAGCTAAGGCCCGTGAAGCGGGTAAAATACGTACTGAGGGTAAAAATTACATCATGCAACCTAACGATGTCGTCGAATTTCGGTTCAATGTCTAA
- the pilM gene encoding type IV pilus assembly protein PilM: MKLAKGLGDFFGLDIGTNAVRVVQLARTSNGWNLLHYGYAPVDPKVTGSDSPEAQRKLGEVIMTAVGQSGIKTQNVAIGLPSSKTFTAIIDVPKVSDQELKATMKYQVDQYIPMAIEDAKVDWALLGDSLREQGQYEVLLTSAAISYVEERLEFIEGLGFNVVAEEPDPIAMLRALAPTDGATAKLVLDMGEHSTDLAVIYGDMPRLVRTVPSGLQALVRAAVQNLNVQDDQARQFIIKFGLAPDRLEGQVLRAIDGVLDNFATELTKSIKFFQTRYPSISVSGILLSGFGAAIPMMDNYITNKTGIPATTADPWQHVSLGQADQQKLAPIASEFATVVGLAQRRSGS; the protein is encoded by the coding sequence ATGAAATTAGCTAAAGGGCTGGGCGACTTTTTCGGATTAGACATCGGGACGAATGCGGTGCGTGTCGTTCAGTTGGCACGAACGAGCAACGGATGGAATCTGCTGCACTATGGTTATGCACCTGTTGACCCGAAGGTTACGGGTAGTGATTCGCCAGAGGCGCAGCGTAAGCTTGGTGAAGTGATCATGACTGCTGTCGGACAGAGCGGTATCAAGACGCAAAATGTAGCGATTGGGCTACCGTCGAGCAAGACCTTTACGGCGATTATTGATGTGCCAAAAGTGTCAGACCAAGAGCTAAAGGCGACTATGAAATACCAGGTTGATCAGTACATTCCTATGGCGATTGAGGATGCCAAGGTTGATTGGGCACTGCTCGGCGACAGTTTGCGCGAGCAAGGCCAGTATGAGGTGTTATTGACGAGTGCAGCGATTAGCTATGTCGAGGAGCGGCTTGAGTTCATCGAAGGTCTTGGCTTTAATGTGGTTGCTGAGGAGCCGGATCCGATCGCGATGCTTCGGGCATTAGCACCGACTGATGGAGCGACCGCAAAGTTAGTACTAGATATGGGCGAACACTCGACCGATTTGGCGGTCATTTATGGCGATATGCCGCGGTTAGTGCGCACGGTGCCGAGCGGATTGCAGGCGCTGGTGCGAGCGGCGGTGCAAAATCTCAACGTGCAGGATGATCAGGCTCGCCAGTTTATTATCAAGTTTGGTTTGGCGCCTGACCGGCTTGAAGGGCAAGTCCTCAGGGCGATTGATGGCGTGCTGGATAACTTTGCGACCGAGCTGACCAAATCAATTAAGTTCTTTCAGACGCGCTATCCGAGTATTTCCGTGTCAGGAATTTTACTATCGGGCTTTGGCGCGGCGATACCGATGATGGATAATTATATTACTAACAAGACTGGTATACCGGCGACTACGGCCGATCCGTGGCAGCATGTTAGTCTTGGGCAGGCCGATCAGCAAAAATTAGCACCAATTGCCTCGGAGTTTGCGACGGTTGTTGGTCTAGCGCAGCGGAGGAGTGGGTCGTGA
- a CDS encoding type II/IV secretion system protein, whose protein sequence is MALLTDDMQGKLIGLLTSEGLIERSVVKEAQKRASESGKPLLSLLTEEHLLENELLVHAVAQLSGVPYVNLASSVIEQHILNLLPEDVAERFMAVPLAEVQGRLAVAMIDANNVQAVDYLANRIQRPLKVFMASEESIRHVLGQYRTDLSSVNEAAEDSQREALDESSQNIVTIVQDSPISRALSTILEYAVKSHASDVHIEPLEKALKIRCRVDGVLREIMQLPKSIEPALVSRIKILSNLKIDEHRIPQDGQFAVNVAGKDVDLRIAISPVVWGEQVVIRLLDKTGNSFDLTDMGYAGRALRAIQKGIKRPSGMILTSGPTGSGKSTSLYALIKEIKDDSINIVTLEDPVEYKIDGVNQIQVHADVGLTFASGLRSILRQDPDVVMVGEIRDTETANLAVQAALTGHLVFSTLHTNSAAGVLPRLLDMGIEPFLIASTVNTIIGQRLVRRVAPKYDSYQSSPLETETIQSTVGHLLPKTQADISTVSQDLGYKALPLSGQAAYTLVRGRDMPQTPQGYSGRCGLYEVMDVTEEVQNLIVKRATSAEIQRLAIQQGMITMRQDGYLKALSGVTTLEEVNRVAADTA, encoded by the coding sequence ATGGCGCTACTGACGGATGATATGCAGGGAAAATTGATTGGCTTGCTGACGAGCGAGGGCTTGATTGAGCGGTCGGTTGTTAAGGAGGCGCAAAAGCGTGCCAGCGAGTCGGGTAAGCCGTTACTGTCGCTGTTGACCGAGGAGCACCTTTTGGAGAATGAATTATTGGTGCATGCGGTGGCGCAATTGTCTGGTGTGCCGTATGTTAATCTCGCAAGCAGCGTGATTGAGCAGCACATCTTGAACCTGCTGCCGGAGGATGTTGCCGAGCGATTTATGGCGGTACCGCTGGCCGAGGTGCAGGGGCGCTTGGCGGTGGCGATGATTGACGCCAATAATGTCCAGGCGGTTGACTACCTAGCAAATCGTATTCAGCGGCCGCTGAAGGTATTTATGGCCTCCGAAGAAAGCATCCGTCATGTCCTTGGCCAGTACAGAACAGACTTATCATCGGTCAATGAGGCAGCGGAGGACTCACAGCGCGAAGCACTGGATGAGTCGTCGCAGAACATTGTGACGATCGTTCAAGATTCGCCGATCTCGCGGGCGCTTAGTACAATCCTAGAGTATGCAGTAAAGAGCCATGCCTCGGACGTGCACATTGAGCCGTTAGAAAAGGCGTTGAAAATTCGCTGCCGTGTTGATGGCGTGTTGCGGGAAATTATGCAGCTACCAAAAAGTATTGAACCAGCGCTGGTTAGCCGTATTAAAATTCTATCAAATCTCAAAATTGATGAGCATCGAATTCCGCAGGATGGCCAGTTTGCAGTCAATGTGGCTGGCAAGGACGTCGACCTACGTATCGCGATTTCGCCGGTGGTATGGGGAGAGCAGGTGGTGATTCGTCTGCTTGATAAGACAGGTAACTCGTTTGATCTGACTGATATGGGATACGCCGGGCGCGCACTGAGAGCCATCCAAAAAGGCATCAAGCGGCCGAGCGGAATGATCTTGACATCTGGGCCGACCGGTTCAGGTAAATCAACCAGTCTATATGCGCTGATCAAGGAAATCAAGGACGACTCGATCAATATTGTGACGCTGGAGGATCCGGTGGAGTACAAGATTGACGGCGTCAATCAGATTCAGGTGCACGCTGATGTTGGACTGACGTTTGCGTCGGGCTTACGGTCAATCCTCCGGCAGGATCCCGACGTGGTGATGGTCGGTGAGATCCGCGATACTGAGACGGCGAACTTGGCGGTGCAAGCGGCATTGACCGGACACTTGGTATTTTCGACGCTGCACACTAATTCGGCGGCGGGTGTGCTACCGCGGTTGCTGGATATGGGGATTGAACCGTTCTTGATTGCTAGTACCGTGAACACCATTATTGGCCAGCGGCTAGTCAGGCGGGTGGCACCAAAGTATGATTCATATCAATCGTCACCACTTGAAACGGAGACCATTCAGTCAACGGTTGGCCATCTCCTGCCAAAAACCCAGGCTGACATATCGACTGTTTCGCAGGATTTGGGCTACAAGGCCTTGCCATTATCTGGTCAAGCCGCTTATACTTTAGTCAGGGGCCGCGATATGCCGCAGACGCCGCAAGGTTACTCTGGCCGGTGCGGTTTGTACGAGGTTATGGACGTCACTGAGGAAGTTCAAAACCTGATCGTCAAGCGGGCAACCAGCGCCGAGATTCAGCGGCTTGCCATTCAGCAAGGCATGATAACGATGCGTCAAGATGGTTATCTCAAGGCGCTCAGTGGTGTGACAACATTAGAAGAAGTAAATCGGGTAGCAGCCGATACAGCATAA
- a CDS encoding type IV pilus twitching motility protein PilT, producing the protein MNNQELRIEILLEEVVKKRASDLHIQVGLPPMLRIDGTLVAATGTQPLDEATVERLVFQILDEDQRQILLKDKEFDFSFAFGTLGRFRVNAFHERGNLAAALRLIPNEIKTAQELGMPPIVNTFADFPRGLVLVTGPTGSGKSTTLAALVDKINAEKSQHIITIEDPIEFTHKSKKSVVVQREVHYDTYSFSAALRSSLRQDPDVVLIGEMRDLETISAAITIAETGHLVFATLHTNSAAQSIDRMIDVFPPHQQPQIRAQLSNILMAICSQRLVPSIGGGRVVAAEIMIANPAVRNIIREGKSHQLDAVIQTGADQGMQTMDRTLVNLVQNGTITYDSAREFAVDLAEFERLIRG; encoded by the coding sequence ATGAACAATCAAGAATTACGCATCGAAATTTTACTCGAAGAGGTGGTTAAAAAGCGGGCCTCAGACCTTCACATTCAAGTGGGCCTGCCACCGATGCTGCGTATTGACGGAACATTGGTCGCAGCAACGGGCACGCAGCCACTTGATGAGGCGACCGTGGAGCGGCTGGTATTTCAGATTCTTGATGAGGATCAGCGGCAAATTTTGCTCAAAGATAAGGAGTTTGACTTTTCGTTTGCGTTCGGTACACTAGGACGATTCCGGGTGAATGCCTTTCATGAGAGGGGTAACTTGGCGGCGGCGCTGCGCTTAATTCCAAACGAGATCAAGACTGCGCAGGAGCTGGGCATGCCGCCAATTGTCAATACATTTGCCGATTTCCCACGCGGTTTGGTGTTGGTGACGGGGCCGACTGGTTCTGGTAAATCGACGACGCTGGCGGCGCTGGTCGACAAAATTAACGCCGAAAAGTCGCAGCACATCATTACTATCGAAGACCCGATTGAGTTCACGCACAAGTCAAAAAAATCAGTGGTGGTGCAGCGTGAGGTTCATTATGACACCTATTCGTTCTCAGCGGCGCTGCGCTCGAGCCTGCGCCAAGACCCAGACGTGGTGCTGATCGGTGAGATGCGCGACCTCGAGACAATCTCGGCGGCGATTACCATTGCCGAGACCGGGCACTTGGTGTTTGCGACGCTACACACCAACTCGGCGGCGCAGTCGATTGACCGTATGATCGACGTCTTCCCGCCGCATCAACAGCCGCAAATCCGGGCGCAGCTATCAAACATCCTGATGGCAATTTGTTCGCAGCGGCTGGTGCCGTCTATCGGTGGTGGTCGGGTGGTGGCGGCCGAGATCATGATTGCTAATCCAGCGGTGCGTAACATTATTCGCGAAGGCAAGAGCCATCAGCTGGATGCCGTCATTCAGACGGGTGCTGATCAGGGTATGCAGACCATGGATCGGACGCTGGTAAATCTGGTACAAAACGGTACGATTACCTATGATAGTGCCCGTGAGTTTGCGGTTGATCTAGCGGAGTTTGAGCGGCTTATCAGGGGATAG
- a CDS encoding type II secretion system F family protein, giving the protein MKKYYYEARDSATQKITKSVVQAESEVAAAKLLSAQGFVPLKIELQDEREGFFQRLSNKISSKDKIVFTRQLATLIGAGLPLAQSMHTVLEQTQNKRMQSIIQEIISDIEGGRQLSSAFEKHPEVFDNVYVALVAAGEVSGTLDEALKRIASQQEKDTAMLSKVRGAMVYPAIVLLVIIAVVVFMLVMVVPQVEGLYGSLHKELPFTTKAMVSVAGFLAQFWWALVILLGIGLYFFQQYLKTEAGIRAKDTFKLNIPVFDAMFRKLYMARFTRTGQTLLNSGVAMLDMLRITARAVNNSVIRQGIEHASEKVKGGKALSVSLKNEDYILPMVPQMIKIGEQSGKIDEMMGKCAQIYEDELDEEIKAITTTIEPVLMVVLAVVAGVMVGAIIFPIYNLVGDISL; this is encoded by the coding sequence ATGAAAAAATATTACTATGAAGCCAGGGATTCGGCCACGCAAAAGATTACCAAGTCGGTTGTGCAGGCTGAGAGCGAGGTCGCCGCGGCGAAATTGCTGAGCGCTCAGGGTTTCGTGCCGCTGAAAATTGAGCTTCAAGATGAGCGTGAGGGCTTCTTTCAGCGATTGTCAAATAAAATATCGTCCAAGGACAAGATCGTCTTTACGCGGCAGCTAGCGACGTTGATTGGTGCGGGGTTGCCGCTGGCGCAGAGCATGCATACGGTACTGGAGCAGACGCAAAACAAGCGGATGCAGAGTATCATTCAGGAGATAATTTCCGATATTGAGGGCGGTCGGCAATTATCAAGTGCGTTCGAGAAGCATCCAGAAGTATTTGACAATGTGTATGTAGCATTGGTGGCGGCCGGTGAGGTATCAGGAACGTTGGATGAAGCGCTTAAGCGCATCGCGTCACAACAAGAAAAAGATACAGCGATGCTTAGCAAAGTGCGTGGCGCCATGGTCTATCCGGCGATTGTGCTGTTAGTGATCATCGCAGTGGTGGTATTCATGCTCGTGATGGTAGTGCCGCAGGTCGAAGGGCTGTATGGTAGCTTACATAAAGAGCTACCGTTTACAACGAAGGCCATGGTCAGCGTCGCTGGTTTTTTGGCGCAGTTTTGGTGGGCGCTGGTGATTTTACTTGGTATCGGTTTGTATTTCTTTCAGCAGTATCTCAAAACCGAGGCTGGTATTCGCGCTAAAGATACGTTCAAGCTGAACATACCAGTGTTTGACGCCATGTTCCGCAAGCTGTACATGGCTCGCTTTACCCGTACTGGTCAAACGCTTCTCAATAGCGGGGTGGCGATGCTGGACATGCTGCGCATCACCGCTCGGGCAGTCAATAATTCAGTTATCCGTCAAGGCATTGAGCATGCTAGCGAGAAGGTGAAGGGCGGCAAGGCGCTGTCGGTGTCCTTAAAAAATGAGGACTATATCTTGCCAATGGTGCCGCAGATGATCAAGATTGGCGAACAGTCGGGTAAGATTGATGAGATGATGGGCAAGTGTGCGCAGATTTACGAAGATGAGCTGGATGAAGAGATCAAGGCGATCACGACGACCATTGAACCGGTGCTGATGGTGGTCTTGGCGGTCGTGGCCGGCGTGATGGTGGGTGCGATAATCTTTCCAATTTATAATCTGGTCGGAGACATTAGCCTCTAG
- a CDS encoding type II secretion system protein, which produces MAQQKANKGFTIIEVVLVLAIAGLIFLMVFLAWPALQRSQRDTQRRSDVTRFVSQVNSYATNNKGSIPKTDTGSINSFLDSYMKRGNGEFKDPQTGNNYSVVTGVAQQGSATTEKMVYATSAQCDGENIVAKSGSPRSFAVKVQLEGSGAFCKDNQN; this is translated from the coding sequence ATGGCTCAGCAAAAAGCAAATAAAGGATTCACAATCATCGAGGTCGTGTTGGTGCTGGCAATCGCTGGGCTGATATTCTTGATGGTATTCTTGGCATGGCCGGCCCTGCAGCGCAGTCAGCGCGATACACAACGACGGAGCGATGTGACCAGGTTTGTCTCGCAGGTGAATAGTTACGCGACGAACAACAAAGGAAGTATCCCGAAAACCGATACGGGGTCGATTAATAGTTTCCTTGATTCGTATATGAAGCGTGGCAATGGTGAATTCAAGGATCCGCAGACAGGCAATAATTACAGCGTGGTAACTGGCGTCGCCCAACAAGGTTCGGCAACGACCGAGAAGATGGTCTATGCCACGAGCGCTCAATGTGATGGCGAAAATATTGTTGCCAAAAGTGGTTCGCCGCGCTCGTTCGCCGTCAAGGTGCAATTGGAAGGAAGCGGTGCGTTTTGTAAAGACAACCAAAACTAA